Proteins found in one Luteitalea sp. genomic segment:
- a CDS encoding PEGA domain-containing protein — MLEQSQTPRSRGPLVAVALVAAVLSGGLAWYLSRAAEDRGTEPTMPATPPASARDEAAPKAAPPPVKKPPPAREELPKPTSPPPAVEPPAPELRVNSDVPGAMVFIDRKFLGKTPLVTRNVTPGTHQLNLVAEGYTAAVRTIEIGEDTTSVDIELNEVTLDETVDVVHKHAFGSCEGRLAASLEGLRYKPSKGDHALSLPWGQLGTFRVDYLDKTLRVEQEGGRTWNFTTRAENADPLFVFHRDVEKARQQLSGN; from the coding sequence ATGCTCGAGCAATCGCAGACTCCTCGTAGTCGAGGTCCACTCGTGGCGGTGGCGCTCGTGGCGGCCGTGCTCAGCGGTGGGCTGGCCTGGTATCTGAGTCGCGCCGCTGAAGACCGAGGCACAGAGCCAACGATGCCTGCGACACCACCGGCTTCCGCTCGAGACGAGGCAGCGCCCAAGGCTGCGCCGCCTCCTGTGAAGAAGCCTCCTCCGGCGCGTGAGGAGTTGCCGAAGCCTACGTCTCCGCCACCAGCTGTCGAGCCGCCAGCGCCAGAGCTGCGCGTGAATAGCGACGTCCCCGGCGCGATGGTGTTCATCGACCGTAAGTTCCTCGGAAAGACGCCGCTCGTGACACGGAACGTCACGCCGGGAACCCATCAATTGAACCTGGTCGCGGAAGGCTACACCGCGGCCGTGCGTACGATCGAGATTGGCGAAGACACGACGAGCGTCGATATCGAGCTCAACGAGGTCACGCTGGACGAGACGGTCGACGTCGTGCACAAACATGCCTTCGGCTCCTGTGAAGGACGTCTCGCCGCCTCCCTTGAGGGCTTGAGATATAAGCCCTCCAAGGGCGACCATGCGTTGTCCCTGCCTTGGGGCCAACTAGGCACCTTTCGTGTGGACTATCTCGACAAGACCTTACGAGTGGAGCAGGAGGGGGGGCGCACCTGGAACTTCACGACGCGGGCAGAGAACGCCGATCCGCTCTTCGTCTTCCACCGTGACGTGGAGAAGGCTCGCCAGCAGCTGTCCGGGAACTGA
- a CDS encoding DUF222 domain-containing protein translates to MSTSARLDPTPDPSIPTPVPGGATPPAEEEIGRLGDAIAELSARIQAATYELLVLIRRFDERAGWNDGGCLSCAHWLSWRTGLDPGAAREKVRVARALARLPLISAAMQRGELSYSKVRAVTRIATPDNETRLVGAARGGTAAHVERLVRAWRRADRLEEARETARRHEQRSLQTWVDDDGMLVIRGRLTPELGAVVQRALEAASDRLFRESVADPRDDATAEVTPAQRRADALGLLAESALASDLDRGTAGDRYQVVVHVDEDTLTADAGTADGEAVASDAGQAVLEDMDGTHVSPETSRRLACDASTVVMRHAPDGSVLDVGRKRRTIPPAIRRALTARDRHCQFPGCTARHCDAHHLHHWSAGGATRLTNLALLCKRHHRAVHEEGFTLTRGLDGTVDVCRPDGRPLPASPPVARWNGCDRHVRDPLAPNTGRLMAAGIRIGPRTATPDWFGERLDLAYALDVLRDRPVAVPPVGAFPMKGRSRCRSWKKASPRDGQ, encoded by the coding sequence ATGTCGACGTCAGCACGCCTCGATCCCACCCCTGATCCCTCGATCCCCACGCCGGTGCCCGGCGGCGCGACTCCTCCGGCCGAGGAAGAGATCGGGCGACTGGGCGATGCCATCGCCGAGCTCTCCGCGCGCATCCAGGCGGCCACCTATGAGCTGTTGGTCTTGATCCGCCGGTTCGATGAGCGTGCCGGCTGGAACGACGGCGGCTGTCTCTCCTGCGCGCACTGGCTCAGTTGGCGGACCGGCCTCGACCCTGGCGCGGCGCGCGAGAAGGTGCGCGTGGCGCGCGCCCTCGCGAGGTTGCCTCTAATCAGTGCCGCGATGCAACGGGGCGAGCTCTCGTACTCGAAGGTTCGCGCCGTCACCAGGATCGCGACCCCTGACAATGAGACGCGCCTCGTGGGGGCGGCGCGGGGCGGCACCGCAGCGCACGTGGAGCGGTTGGTCCGCGCATGGCGCCGCGCCGACCGGCTGGAGGAGGCCCGGGAGACCGCGCGGCGCCACGAGCAGCGATCGCTCCAGACCTGGGTGGATGACGACGGGATGCTGGTGATCCGCGGCCGGCTGACACCGGAGCTCGGGGCCGTGGTGCAACGGGCGCTCGAGGCGGCGAGCGACCGGCTGTTCCGCGAAAGCGTGGCCGACCCGCGCGACGACGCCACGGCGGAAGTGACCCCCGCCCAACGCCGGGCGGATGCCCTCGGGCTCCTCGCCGAGAGCGCCTTGGCGAGTGACCTGGATCGGGGGACAGCGGGCGATCGGTATCAGGTGGTCGTCCACGTCGACGAGGACACGCTGACAGCGGACGCTGGAACGGCCGACGGGGAGGCGGTTGCGTCCGACGCCGGCCAAGCGGTGCTGGAGGATATGGATGGGACGCACGTTTCACCTGAAACGTCGCGGCGCCTGGCCTGCGATGCGTCGACCGTGGTGATGCGGCATGCGCCAGACGGCAGCGTGCTCGATGTCGGCCGGAAGCGGCGGACGATTCCCCCAGCGATCCGCCGCGCACTGACCGCCCGCGATCGCCACTGCCAGTTTCCCGGCTGCACGGCGCGGCACTGTGACGCCCACCATCTTCACCATTGGTCCGCCGGCGGCGCGACGCGGCTGACCAATCTTGCCTTGCTCTGCAAACGCCACCATCGGGCGGTACATGAAGAAGGCTTCACGCTCACGCGAGGCCTGGATGGCACGGTCGACGTCTGCCGCCCCGATGGCCGGCCGCTGCCAGCCTCACCGCCCGTCGCGCGCTGGAACGGTTGTGACCGTCATGTCCGTGATCCACTCGCGCCGAATACCGGGCGCTTGATGGCCGCGGGCATCAGGATTGGCCCGCGCACGGCCACCCCCGACTGGTTCGGTGAACGGCTCGACCTGGCCTACGCGCTCGACGTGCTACGAGATCGCCCAGTGGCCGTCCCCCCAGTCGGGGCGTTTCCGATGAAAGGTCGGTCGCGATGTCGCTCGTGGAAGAAGGCGTCCCCACGTGACGGGCAATAG
- a CDS encoding DUF1684 domain-containing protein, whose protein sequence is MSHGVDSTGRGKSSFRRTLNFGWLIGVALTLGCSQPAAETSSGAPNDEYRAEVERFRAEREASLKSDEGWLSVAGLFTLEEGAWKMGSADGNDIVLPGDAAPPLVGTVERSRDRVFVTLAEGVTPKLNDEPAPEAFELRSAEANPERPADQLRLGRLTLFLHRSGPRLALRLRDPEGPVMRSFTGMRWFPIDARYRIEARFTEYAAPRQVPGVNILGDPISMESPGEAELTIDGRAVRLQAWDDNGRVWFVFRDRLAGSETYGIRELYADSPQDGRLLLDFNRSYNAPCAYNPYTTCPTPPSQNVLSDLAIPAGERLYEGKPLSSGN, encoded by the coding sequence ATGAGCCACGGTGTCGACAGCACGGGGCGGGGGAAGTCCTCTTTTCGTCGAACGCTAAACTTTGGCTGGTTGATCGGCGTCGCGCTAACGCTCGGATGCTCGCAGCCAGCGGCAGAAACGTCCAGTGGCGCGCCAAACGACGAGTACCGAGCAGAGGTCGAGCGCTTTCGCGCGGAGCGAGAGGCGTCGTTGAAGTCAGACGAAGGATGGCTCAGCGTCGCCGGCTTGTTCACGCTCGAGGAGGGCGCTTGGAAGATGGGCTCAGCGGACGGGAATGACATTGTCCTCCCAGGTGACGCGGCACCGCCGCTCGTCGGGACGGTAGAGCGCAGTCGCGATCGCGTGTTCGTCACCCTCGCGGAGGGGGTCACACCGAAGCTCAACGACGAGCCGGCACCCGAGGCCTTCGAGCTGCGCTCGGCGGAGGCCAACCCGGAGCGACCGGCCGACCAACTGCGGCTCGGCCGCCTGACGCTGTTCCTGCATCGGAGCGGACCACGACTCGCGCTCCGCTTGCGCGACCCGGAAGGACCGGTGATGCGCTCCTTCACCGGCATGCGCTGGTTTCCAATCGACGCACGCTACCGGATCGAGGCGCGCTTCACCGAATACGCCGCGCCACGTCAAGTTCCTGGCGTCAACATCCTGGGAGACCCGATCTCGATGGAGAGTCCAGGCGAGGCAGAGCTGACCATCGATGGCCGCGCGGTGCGCCTGCAGGCGTGGGACGACAATGGGCGTGTGTGGTTCGTGTTCCGCGACCGCTTGGCCGGTTCGGAGACCTACGGTATCCGCGAGCTCTATGCCGACTCGCCGCAAGACGGTCGCCTGTTGCTGGACTTCAATCGGAGCTACAACGCGCCGTGCGCCTATAACCCCTATACGACCTGCCCGACGCCGCCGTCACAGAACGTCCTGAGCGATCTGGCGATTCCAGCCGGCGAGCGTCTGTATGAAGGCAAGCCGTTGTCATCGGGGAACTGA
- a CDS encoding FtsX-like permease family protein — MYVRVVALCLALLPFVQAAQERWLDVPPVDLSALGPDDFRDDELDLPYYLAHFHRLATSVRESGPDRGFIDVAVWRAPKDNQPYNARIMENILALAYFYTTDRPWNPYRGSPAVRQRLEAALDFWCRIQADDGQFSEYAPERWNLAATAFATKFVGQALVLLADGPPIDATLRQRAIEAQRQAVHIVLTDPQLYEHGLRFSNQYTNVWSGAFALLRVRPDEELRSLLERRIRETHTELQSPVGYFYEADGPDWGYNFNTHQSNLQGAWHYTRGTALGAQFVEEERRWAEWLSYNALLEPDGSRFVLNRGIETRQQHAVLEGIPALQSSRTDLSATLKESSGRSGTGARQNKTRSVLVVAEVALALILLVGSALLIRSAIALRAVEPGFNPTNVLTMRMSLNDPRFLQADNVERLVRDGVERLRALPGVLEASATCCVPLEGGYGLPFVIAGRPLQDDPYHGGGGWVTVSAGYFEVFEIPVRAGRVYTDRDTRESPPVVVINEAMAREYWPKGDPLADRLVIGRGVMQEFAEEPERQIIGIVGDVRDGGLNNDPGPRMYVPQPQVPDAANALNVRITPMAWVIRTQVQPYSLSSAIQEALRQATGLPVSDIRSMETVVSRSTSRQRFNMWLMTVFGASALLLAAIGIYGLMAYSVQQRTQEIGIRLALGAEASQVKNMVIVQGMRLAIIGVVIGIASAFGLTRFIASFLFGVQTWDPMVFVSVPLVLSIVALVATWVPARRASRVDPIEALRYE; from the coding sequence ATGTACGTTCGCGTGGTCGCACTGTGTCTGGCCCTTCTGCCCTTCGTCCAGGCCGCGCAGGAGCGCTGGCTCGATGTGCCCCCAGTGGACTTGTCGGCGCTGGGCCCGGACGATTTCAGAGACGATGAGCTCGATCTCCCCTACTATCTCGCGCACTTCCACCGACTCGCGACGAGCGTCCGCGAGTCGGGACCAGATCGCGGCTTCATCGACGTCGCGGTCTGGCGGGCGCCCAAGGACAACCAGCCCTACAACGCCCGCATCATGGAGAACATCCTGGCGCTCGCGTACTTCTACACGACAGACCGGCCGTGGAACCCATATCGTGGCTCCCCGGCGGTGCGACAACGCCTCGAGGCGGCGCTCGACTTCTGGTGTCGCATCCAGGCAGACGACGGGCAGTTCAGCGAGTATGCGCCAGAGCGCTGGAACTTGGCTGCAACGGCGTTCGCCACGAAATTCGTCGGGCAGGCGCTGGTGCTCCTCGCCGACGGTCCCCCTATCGATGCCACACTCCGGCAACGTGCGATCGAGGCGCAACGCCAAGCAGTTCACATCGTGCTCACCGACCCGCAGTTGTACGAGCATGGCCTCCGCTTCTCCAACCAGTACACCAATGTCTGGAGTGGCGCGTTCGCGCTGCTTCGCGTGCGCCCGGACGAGGAGCTGCGGTCGCTTCTGGAACGGCGTATTCGGGAGACGCACACGGAGCTCCAGAGCCCTGTCGGCTATTTCTACGAAGCCGATGGTCCGGACTGGGGCTACAACTTCAATACGCATCAAAGCAACCTGCAGGGCGCGTGGCACTACACGCGCGGCACCGCGCTCGGAGCGCAGTTTGTCGAAGAGGAACGGCGTTGGGCCGAGTGGCTCTCCTACAACGCGCTCCTCGAGCCGGATGGGTCGAGGTTCGTCCTGAATCGTGGCATCGAGACGCGGCAGCAGCATGCGGTCCTCGAGGGGATCCCGGCGCTGCAGTCCTCCCGCACGGATCTCAGCGCAACGCTCAAGGAGAGCAGCGGACGCTCGGGCACGGGCGCACGTCAGAACAAGACGCGTTCTGTGCTGGTGGTGGCCGAAGTGGCGCTCGCGCTCATCCTGCTCGTGGGATCCGCGCTCCTCATCCGAAGTGCAATCGCGCTCAGAGCCGTCGAGCCCGGCTTCAACCCGACCAATGTGCTGACGATGCGCATGTCGTTGAACGATCCGCGGTTCCTGCAAGCGGACAACGTCGAGCGGCTGGTGCGCGACGGCGTCGAACGCCTTCGTGCGCTGCCTGGTGTTCTCGAAGCCAGCGCGACCTGCTGTGTGCCGCTCGAGGGCGGCTATGGTCTACCGTTTGTCATTGCTGGTCGGCCGCTGCAAGACGACCCATACCACGGCGGCGGCGGTTGGGTGACGGTATCTGCCGGATACTTCGAGGTGTTCGAGATTCCCGTCCGGGCGGGACGCGTGTACACGGATCGAGACACGCGCGAGTCGCCGCCGGTGGTCGTCATCAACGAGGCGATGGCTCGCGAGTACTGGCCAAAGGGCGATCCGCTCGCCGACCGGCTCGTGATCGGTCGCGGCGTCATGCAGGAGTTTGCCGAGGAGCCGGAACGGCAGATCATCGGCATCGTCGGCGACGTGCGCGACGGCGGGCTCAACAACGATCCCGGACCGCGGATGTACGTCCCCCAGCCGCAGGTGCCTGATGCGGCCAACGCGCTGAACGTCCGCATTACTCCGATGGCCTGGGTCATCCGAACACAGGTGCAGCCATACTCGCTGAGCAGCGCGATCCAGGAAGCGCTACGCCAAGCCACTGGCCTGCCGGTGTCCGACATCCGCTCGATGGAGACGGTGGTCAGCCGCTCGACGTCGCGCCAGCGCTTCAACATGTGGCTCATGACCGTGTTCGGCGCCTCTGCGCTCCTGCTGGCCGCTATCGGGATCTATGGCTTGATGGCGTACTCGGTCCAGCAGCGGACACAAGAGATTGGCATCCGGCTCGCGCTGGGCGCCGAAGCGAGCCAGGTCAAGAACATGGTGATCGTTCAGGGCATGCGTCTCGCGATCATCGGTGTCGTGATTGGCATCGCGTCCGCTTTCGGCCTGACCCGCTTTATTGCCAGCTTCCTGTTCGGCGTTCAGACGTGGGACCCGATGGTCTTCGTCAGTGTACCGCTGGTCCTGAGCATCGTGGCGCTCGTCGCCACGTGGGTGCCGGCGCGCCGCGCCAGCCGTGTCGATCCGATCGAGGCGCTGCGGTACGAATAG
- a CDS encoding FtsX-like permease family protein: MPLTRRIASFFNTLLGRSRLERDLAEELQGAIEELAARNQRSGLAPDEARRQALIELGGVEQVKEGVRRAWVGSAVETTLQDLRYGWRSLWRSPGFALVVTLTLALGIGANVTTFSVVRSVLWRPLPYPDADRIVFVRVDVGGVPDAGAASAEFWDIRGQSRFIDHVSTIAGPDAHVNVDGEVERVAAASVTNDVLPLFGAVPLALGRELHTAEDFRNGLMRIVISHDLWRRRFGADPDIVGRSVNVNNKTMQIVGVLRPGMQLFLPRSAGITEQIDVWFPWPDIGDSPTDRGYPLLGRLAPGATLDQAQAELDALAARFVRDHPDAYRNKTLRLAVRPLREALTAEARPALVALAGAVGFVLLIACVNVANLMLARNRSRDHELAIRLDLGAGRARLARQLLTESVLLGAVGGSVGLLAGYLGLYLVEWLRPVHLPRQSHIWMDGPVVVYAVALSAATSLVVGLLPALKTTARQRPDALGATRSQTSAPATRRLQHGLVIAEVALSIVPLVGGGLMIRTFVNLVYAPIGFDASNLLTAKVPFSLRQFPDASHRWAFYREAMERVRELPDVEAVSAAYPLPFAPLTRRYGRDGDEGAPLSLGTMQTIMPGYLRIAQITLLAGRDFTVHDLDAQRPVVVIDRRIARQLWPEGALGKRLVMQQGRDREVLEVIGVTNAVRMSGIDDESTPHFFVPYHVYAVEMSLVIETRQSAEAIGPVIKRTIEPLRTGRAVFDIRPMSEYVADAMSDTRFTMLVLMGFASAALLLTGVGLYGTLAYLVSQRTRELGVRMALGASASRILAMVLREGAVLTVIGASIGLLGALAVTATLRFLLYHVEPFDRVTLVGSATVVAIVAVLTAARPAWRATRIDPNLALRSE; encoded by the coding sequence ATGCCGTTGACGCGCAGGATTGCGAGCTTCTTCAACACGCTTCTGGGCAGATCGCGCCTCGAGCGCGACCTTGCCGAGGAGCTGCAGGGGGCCATCGAAGAGTTGGCAGCGCGCAACCAACGAAGCGGCTTGGCACCAGACGAGGCGCGACGGCAGGCGCTCATCGAGCTGGGCGGCGTCGAGCAGGTCAAGGAAGGCGTTCGGCGCGCGTGGGTCGGATCGGCGGTTGAAACCACGCTGCAGGACCTTCGGTATGGATGGCGCAGCCTTTGGCGCTCGCCGGGGTTCGCTCTCGTCGTGACGCTCACACTCGCGCTCGGTATCGGCGCGAACGTGACGACCTTCAGCGTCGTGCGGTCGGTGCTGTGGCGACCGCTCCCGTATCCGGATGCGGATCGCATCGTGTTCGTGAGGGTCGATGTCGGTGGTGTGCCGGACGCGGGCGCGGCGTCGGCGGAGTTCTGGGACATTCGCGGGCAGAGTCGCTTCATCGACCACGTCTCGACGATCGCCGGCCCAGATGCCCATGTGAACGTCGATGGCGAGGTAGAACGGGTCGCTGCCGCCAGCGTGACCAACGATGTGCTCCCGCTCTTCGGTGCCGTGCCGCTGGCGCTCGGCCGTGAGCTGCACACAGCGGAGGACTTTCGTAACGGCCTCATGCGGATTGTAATAAGCCACGATCTGTGGCGCCGCCGATTCGGCGCGGATCCCGACATTGTGGGACGCTCCGTGAACGTCAACAACAAGACAATGCAGATCGTTGGCGTGCTTCGCCCCGGCATGCAGCTGTTTCTTCCGCGATCAGCGGGGATCACCGAACAGATTGACGTCTGGTTCCCATGGCCTGACATCGGTGACTCGCCGACCGACCGGGGCTATCCGCTCCTGGGACGGCTGGCGCCCGGTGCGACTCTCGACCAGGCACAAGCGGAGCTCGACGCCCTCGCCGCACGTTTCGTCAGAGATCATCCCGACGCGTATCGGAACAAGACGCTACGGCTGGCCGTGCGCCCGCTTCGCGAAGCACTGACCGCGGAGGCGAGGCCAGCGCTCGTCGCCCTGGCCGGTGCGGTCGGCTTCGTGTTGCTGATCGCGTGCGTGAACGTCGCGAACCTGATGTTGGCGCGGAATAGGAGTCGTGACCACGAGCTCGCGATTCGTCTCGACCTGGGCGCTGGCAGAGCACGGCTCGCGCGACAACTGCTCACCGAGAGCGTGCTGCTCGGCGCTGTCGGTGGCAGTGTTGGCTTGTTGGCAGGCTATCTCGGTTTGTATCTGGTCGAGTGGCTGCGTCCGGTCCATTTGCCGCGGCAGTCACACATTTGGATGGACGGCCCGGTTGTTGTCTATGCCGTGGCGCTCTCGGCAGCGACGAGCCTCGTCGTCGGCCTGCTGCCTGCACTGAAGACGACCGCCCGCCAACGGCCCGACGCGCTGGGAGCCACTCGATCGCAGACGTCAGCACCGGCCACGCGTAGGCTCCAGCATGGGCTCGTGATTGCGGAGGTGGCGCTATCGATTGTGCCGTTGGTGGGCGGCGGCTTGATGATTCGCACGTTCGTGAATCTCGTGTATGCCCCGATTGGCTTCGACGCCTCCAATCTGCTCACGGCCAAGGTCCCGTTTAGCTTGCGTCAGTTTCCGGACGCTTCGCATCGCTGGGCCTTCTACCGCGAAGCCATGGAGCGCGTGCGGGAATTGCCTGACGTGGAGGCGGTGAGCGCCGCATACCCGCTGCCGTTCGCCCCGCTCACGAGGCGCTACGGACGAGACGGAGATGAGGGAGCACCGCTGTCGCTGGGGACAATGCAGACGATCATGCCCGGCTATCTGCGAATCGCGCAGATCACGCTGCTTGCGGGACGAGACTTTACAGTGCACGACCTCGACGCCCAGCGGCCGGTCGTCGTCATCGATCGACGAATCGCGCGACAGCTTTGGCCGGAAGGCGCACTCGGCAAGCGTCTGGTCATGCAGCAAGGCCGGGACCGTGAGGTGCTCGAGGTGATTGGCGTGACGAATGCCGTTCGCATGTCGGGGATTGACGACGAATCCACGCCACATTTCTTCGTCCCCTATCATGTCTACGCCGTCGAAATGTCGCTCGTCATCGAGACACGGCAGAGCGCGGAAGCAATTGGCCCGGTTATCAAACGCACGATCGAGCCTCTCCGCACCGGTCGCGCCGTGTTCGATATCCGGCCGATGAGCGAGTACGTCGCCGACGCCATGAGCGACACGCGGTTCACGATGCTCGTCCTCATGGGATTTGCATCCGCCGCGCTGCTCCTCACTGGCGTCGGCCTCTACGGCACGTTGGCGTATCTCGTCTCCCAACGGACGCGGGAGCTCGGCGTGCGCATGGCGCTCGGCGCCTCGGCCAGCCGCATCCTGGCCATGGTCCTTCGCGAGGGTGCGGTGCTCACCGTCATTGGCGCGTCCATCGGTCTTCTCGGTGCGCTTGCCGTCACCGCCACCCTTCGTTTCCTTCTCTACCACGTCGAGCCGTTCGACCGCGTCACGCTCGTGGGATCCGCCACTGTGGTCGCAATCGTCGCGGTGCTCACTGCGGCACGCCCGGCCTGGCGCGCGACACGCATCGATCCCAACCTTGCACTTAGAAGCGAATGA
- a CDS encoding PadR family transcriptional regulator, whose amino-acid sequence MAKHQIPEPQTALLKGTLDLLILRTLELQPLHGVAVAERIFQTTRGTFQVKAGSLFPALHRLEQEGWIEGRWEETVDKRRVKTYTLTRAGRRQLEAETASWQRIVAAMNLVLEST is encoded by the coding sequence ATGGCGAAGCATCAAATACCGGAGCCCCAGACGGCGCTGCTGAAGGGCACACTCGACCTCCTGATTCTGCGGACGCTCGAGCTTCAGCCACTTCACGGGGTTGCCGTGGCAGAACGCATCTTCCAGACAACGCGTGGAACGTTCCAGGTGAAGGCGGGATCGCTCTTTCCCGCCCTGCATCGCCTCGAGCAAGAAGGCTGGATCGAAGGACGATGGGAGGAGACCGTCGATAAGCGGCGGGTCAAGACCTACACGCTCACGCGCGCCGGTCGTCGTCAGCTCGAGGCCGAAACGGCCAGCTGGCAGCGCATCGTCGCCGCAATGAATCTCGTGCTCGAATCGACGTAA